The genome window CCACCGACAGGTTGGTCAGCTCGTTCCTGCCGCCGACATTATAGGTTTCCCCGACCTTTCCGCTTTCCAGAACGCGCCGGATCGCGCTGCAATGGTCCTTGACGAAAAGCCAGTCGCGAACTTGCATTCCGTCCCCGTAGATCGGAATCTGTTTATCCGCGAGCGCATTGTGAATGACCAGGGGAATAAGCTTCTCTGGAAAATGATAGGGACCGTAATTGTTCGAACAGTTCGTCGTCAGAACCGGTAAGCCGTAGGTGTGATGATAGGCGCGAACCAGATGATCGCTCGCCGCCTTGCTCGCGGAATATGGGCTGTTTGGTTCGTATTTGCGATGTTCGCTGAAGGCGGCTTCCGCGGGCGCAAGTGAACCGTAGACCTCGTCCGTCGACACGTGGAGAAAACGAAAGCTCTCTTGGAAGGCTGCATTCTGCAGGGCGAGAAATCCGCGGACGGCTTCCAACAGGCGAAAAGTCCCGACGATATTCGTCTGGATGAATTCTTCAGGCCCATGGATCGATCGATCGACATGACTTTCGGCAGCGAAATTGAGGATTGCGCGGGGATGATGCGCGCGAAGCAGCCCTTCAACCAAGTCGTAGTCCGCGATGCTGCCTTTGACGAAGAGATGGCGCGGGTTGTTCCAGATAGAGGTGAGATTTCCAAGATTGCCGGCATAGGTGAGCGCATCGAGGTTGACGACCGGCTCATCATGAAGCGCAAGCCAGTCGAGCACGAAATTCGCACCGATAAAGCCGGCGCCTCCCGTCACCAAGATCATGTTTTTCCCCTTGGACATCTGATAAATGGAAGACTCTAGTCTCATTGTGCCAGTCCCACGTCAACCGCAGAGATCCGCAATGCCCATTTCGGTTGCCTGGCTCGGTTACATGGGGGTTGCGCTAGTTCGGTCGTTTCCATAAACACGTCCCGAAGATTGCATCGAAAGACGACGTAAAAAATGACGAAAACCGCGCTTATCACTGGGGTGACTGGTCAGGATGGTGCCTATTTGGCCGAATTGCTTCTGAGCAAGGGCTATACGGTGCACGGTATCAAGCGGCGGTCTTCGTCATTTAATACCGGCCGCATCGAACATATCTATCAGGATCCGCATGAGGCACATCCTCGCTTCATTCTCCACTATGGCGATATGATCGACTCGACCAACCTGCTGCGCATCGTCCAGCAGACGCAGCCCGATGAAATCTACAATCTCGCCGCCCAAAGCCATGTCGGTGTCAGCTTCGAAACGCCTGAATATACGGCGGATGCCGATGGTGTCGGCACGTTGAGGCTGCTCGAAGCCATTCGTATCCTGGGGCTCGAGGGAAAGACCCGGTTCTACCAGGCATCGACCTCGGAACTCTACGGTCTGGTGCAGGAAGTGCCGCAGAACGAGAAGACGCCCTTTTACCCGCGTTCTCCCTATGCCGCAGCCAAGCTCTATGCCTACTGGATCGTCGTGAATTATCGCGAGGCTTACGGCATGCATGCGTCGAACGGCATTCTGTTCAACCATGAAAGCCCGCTTCGTGGCGAGACCTTCGTCACGCGCAAGATCACGATGGCGGTGGCTGCCATCAGCCTCGGCCTTCAGGACAAGCTCTTCCTCGGCAACCTTGACGCCAAGCGTGACTGGGGCCACGCGCGTGAATATGTCGAGGGCATGTGGCGCATGCTGCAACAGGACAAGCCGGATGACTACGTACTGGCGACGGGTGAGACGACCAGTGTCCGCCAGTTTGTCGAGTGGGCCTTTGCCGACGTCGGCATCACTTTGGAATGGAAGGGATCCGGCGTTGCCGAAAAAGGCTATGACGTCGCCTCAGGTGCGTGCCTTGTGGAAATCGATCCTCGCTATTTCCGCCCGACGGAAGTCGACCTTCTGCTTGGCGATCCAACCAAGGCACGTCAGAAACTCGGCTGGCATCACAAGACGCCGGTTCGCGAACTCGCCGCTGAGATGGTGCGGGAGGACGTCAAGCACTGGAAGGCTCTAAACAGCCGGAAAGAGATTTGAGTGTACGACTTATCCAACAAGAAGATCTGGGTTGCCGGTCATCGCGGGATGGTCGGCAGTGCTCTCGCGCGCCGGCTTCAATCGGAAGATTGCAACGTTATCACGGCCACGCGCCGTGAGGTCGATTTGACGCGGCAGGAGGAGGTTGAGAAATTTGTCGAAGCAACTCGACCTGACGCGATCATTCTCGCTGCTGCCAAGGTTGGCGGCATCCTCGCGAATGACAGTTATCCGGCAGAGTTTATCTATGACAATCTGATTATCGAAGCGAACCTCTTCGAAGCCGCCCACCGGGCGGGAGTGAACCGGCTGCTCTTCCTGGGGTCAAGCTGCATCTATCCCAAGCTCGCTCCACAGCCGATTCCCGAAGAGTCTCTGCTGACCGGTGCGCTTGAGCCGACCAACGAATGGTATGCGATTGCCAAGATCGCCGGTATCAAACTGGCGGAAGCCTATCGCAAGCAATATGGTCGGGATTATATTTCGGCCATGCCGACCAATTTATATGGCCCGGGCGATAATTTCGACCTGAATTCCAGCCATGTGCTGCCTGCGCTCATCCGCAAGGCGCATGCTGCGAAACTTCGCAAAGACCCGCATATGGTGGTCTGGGGCACGGGGACCCCGCGCCGAGAGTTTCTTCATGTCGACGACTGCGCCGACGCGTTGGTGTTTCTCCTCAAAACCTATTCGGGCGCGCAGCACGTCAATGTCGGCTCGGGTACGGATCTCGAAATTATCGAATTGACCCGTTTGGTGTGCCGCGTCATCGGTTACGAGGGTGACATCATTCATGACCTTTCCAAGCCCGATGGCACGCCGCGCAAACTGATGAGCAATCAGAAGCTGCAGGACATGGGCTGGAAACCGCGCATTTCGCTTGAGGATGGCATCCGCGCCACCTACGCCTGGTTTCTGGAGTTCGAAAACAGATCCGATTCAGCGGTCTGATACCAAGTCGCTGCGGACCCTCCGGCATTTTTCTTTTCCCGCAATCGCGACACAGGGTGTCGCCAGCCTCCGATTGCCTCGTGATCCTATGGGGCAGGACGGCTCGGCCATTGAGACGGGGAGCCCGATAGGCTTAGTGCGGTGAGTATTGTGGAATATGCGGATATACGCATAATTTCTGCCGCCGGCGCTGCCAGGCAAGATCGGTCGAGGGCTCTGGGGGATCCCATGGAAACAATCGTCGAGGACGCCGGTGTCGGCGTCGTGTCGCCCGAACTCGTGGTCGACGCGCTGTTTGCATGCCGAAAGACGGCAGCGATCAGGGCGGCCATCGAGCTTGATCTCTTTACGCACATCGGCGAGGGCAAAACGGCAGCATTGCTGGCGTCGGCGACAAGCGCCTCGGAGCGTGGGGTGCGCATCCTGTGCGACTACCTGGTGGTCCATGGTTTCCTGACAAAGGAGAGCGGACAGTACCGAATGACGCCCTCGACCAGAATGTTCCTCGATCGCAATTCGCCGGCCTATATGGGCTCTGCCGTCGAGTTCGTCGCAGCACCCGAAATAATCGATAATTTTCTGCGCGATCCGGCCGCCATCGTGCGAAACGGCGGTTCGTCCGGGCTTGCCAACATGTCGCCAGACAATCCCGTCTGGTTGAAGTTTGCGCGCGGCATGGGCTCCTTTACCGGGCTCAGCGCCAAGATACTGGCCGGCGAAATCTCCGGCTGGCCGAGGCCTCCCAAAAAGGTCTTGGACATCGCTGCAGGTCCGGGTGTTTTCGGGA of Rhizobium sp. BT04 contains these proteins:
- the rfbB gene encoding dTDP-glucose 4,6-dehydratase; amino-acid sequence: MILVTGGAGFIGANFVLDWLALHDEPVVNLDALTYAGNLGNLTSIWNNPRHLFVKGSIADYDLVEGLLRAHHPRAILNFAAESHVDRSIHGPEEFIQTNIVGTFRLLEAVRGFLALQNAAFQESFRFLHVSTDEVYGSLAPAEAAFSEHRKYEPNSPYSASKAASDHLVRAYHHTYGLPVLTTNCSNNYGPYHFPEKLIPLVIHNALADKQIPIYGDGMQVRDWLFVKDHCSAIRRVLESGKVGETYNVGGRNELTNLSVVNTLCEILDELRPLPHGASYKSQITFVRDRPGHDRRYAIDAAKIERELNWHPSETFDTGIRKTVEWYLANEAWVENVTSGSYRQWVDRQYQ
- a CDS encoding GDP-L-fucose synthase; its protein translation is MYDLSNKKIWVAGHRGMVGSALARRLQSEDCNVITATRREVDLTRQEEVEKFVEATRPDAIILAAAKVGGILANDSYPAEFIYDNLIIEANLFEAAHRAGVNRLLFLGSSCIYPKLAPQPIPEESLLTGALEPTNEWYAIAKIAGIKLAEAYRKQYGRDYISAMPTNLYGPGDNFDLNSSHVLPALIRKAHAAKLRKDPHMVVWGTGTPRREFLHVDDCADALVFLLKTYSGAQHVNVGSGTDLEIIELTRLVCRVIGYEGDIIHDLSKPDGTPRKLMSNQKLQDMGWKPRISLEDGIRATYAWFLEFENRSDSAV
- the gmd gene encoding GDP-mannose 4,6-dehydratase, with the translated sequence MTKTALITGVTGQDGAYLAELLLSKGYTVHGIKRRSSSFNTGRIEHIYQDPHEAHPRFILHYGDMIDSTNLLRIVQQTQPDEIYNLAAQSHVGVSFETPEYTADADGVGTLRLLEAIRILGLEGKTRFYQASTSELYGLVQEVPQNEKTPFYPRSPYAAAKLYAYWIVVNYREAYGMHASNGILFNHESPLRGETFVTRKITMAVAAISLGLQDKLFLGNLDAKRDWGHAREYVEGMWRMLQQDKPDDYVLATGETTSVRQFVEWAFADVGITLEWKGSGVAEKGYDVASGACLVEIDPRYFRPTEVDLLLGDPTKARQKLGWHHKTPVRELAAEMVREDVKHWKALNSRKEI
- a CDS encoding bifunctional 2-polyprenyl-6-hydroxyphenol methylase/3-demethylubiquinol 3-O-methyltransferase UbiG yields the protein METIVEDAGVGVVSPELVVDALFACRKTAAIRAAIELDLFTHIGEGKTAALLASATSASERGVRILCDYLVVHGFLTKESGQYRMTPSTRMFLDRNSPAYMGSAVEFVAAPEIIDNFLRDPAAIVRNGGSSGLANMSPDNPVWLKFARGMGSFTGLSAKILAGEISGWPRPPKKVLDIAAGPGVFGIEIAKAFPSAEIVAVDWAAVLELSRQNAVKAGVADRYRTIAGSAFDVEWGTGYDLVLLPNFLHHFDAPTCAELLRRIIASLAGDGRIVAVDFVPNEDGVSPPFPAAFSWEMLASTPAGQAYTQSELTEMARLVGLAGVTVKPMPPTPASLILFE